In Macaca fascicularis isolate 582-1 chromosome 15, T2T-MFA8v1.1, one genomic interval encodes:
- the TOR1B gene encoding torsin-1B, producing the protein MLWAGWLRGAAALALLLAARVVAAFEPITVGLAIGAASAITGYLSYNDIYCRFAECCREERPLNASALKLDLEEKLFGQHLATEVILKALTGFRNNKNPKKPLTLSLHGWAGTGKNFVSQIVAENLHPKGLKSNFVHLFVSTLHFPHEQKIKLYQDQLQKWIRGNVSACANSVFIFDEMDKLHPGIIDAIKPFLDYYEQVDGVSYRKAIFIFLSNAGGDLITKTALDFWRAGRKREDIQLKDLEPVLSVGVFNNKHSGLWHSGLIDKNLIDYFIPFLPLEYRHVKMCVRAEMRARGSAIDEDIVTRVAEEMTFFPKDEKIYSDKGCKTVQSRLDFH; encoded by the exons ATGTTGTGGGCTGGGTGGCTCCGGGGCGCCGCGGCGCTGGCGCTGCTGCTGGCGGCCCGAGTGGTGGCGGCGTTCGAGCCCATCACCGTGGGCCTCGCCATCGGGGCCGCGTCGGCCATCACCGGCTACCTGTCCTACAATGACATCTACTGCCGCTTCGCCGAGTGTTGCCGCGAGGAGCGGCCGCTCAACGCTTCGG CTCTCAAGCTGGATTTGGAGGAGAAGCTGTTTGGACAGCATCTGGCCACGGAAGTGATTCTCAAGGCGCTGACTGGCTTCAGGAACAACAAAAATCCCAAGAAACCTTTGACCCTTTCCTTACACGGCTGGGCTGGCACAGGCAAGAATTTTGTCAGTCAAATTGTGGCTGAAAATCTTCACCCAAAAGGCCTGAAGAGTAACTTTGTCCACCTGTTTGTATCGACTCTGCACTTCCCTCATGAACAGAAGATAAAACTGTACCAG GACCAGTTACAGAAGTGGATCCGCGGTAATGTGAGTGCATGTGCGAACTCTGTTTTCATATTTGACGAGATGGATAAATTGCACCCCGGGATCATTGACGCAATCAAGCCATTTCTAGACTACTACGAGCAGGTTGACGGAGTGTCTTACCGCAAAGCCATCTTCATCTTTCTCAG CAATGCAGGCGGGGACCTTATAACTAAGACAGCTCTTGACTTTTGGCGGGCcggaagaaagagggaagacaTTCAGCTGAAGGACCTGGAACCTGTACTGTCTGTTGGAGTCTTCAATAATAAACACA GTGGCCTGTGGCACAGTGGACTGATCGACAAAAACCTCATTGATTACTTTATCCCCTTCCTGCCTTTGGAGTACAGACATGTGAAAATGTGTGTGAGGGCCGAGATGAGGGCCCGTGGCTCTGCTATAGATGAAGACATTGTCACAAGAGTGGCAGAGGAAATGACGTTTTTCCCCAAAGACGAGAAAATCTACTCAGACAAGGGCTGCAAGACTGTGCAGTCGCGGCTTGATTTCCACTGA